A window of Panicum virgatum strain AP13 chromosome 8K, P.virgatum_v5, whole genome shotgun sequence contains these coding sequences:
- the LOC120646189 gene encoding beta-amyrin 28-monooxygenase-like: MLSRGLPDEEITDNVMFLMVAAHDTTAALITFLLRHLDANKDAYAKVLEEQQEIARSKKPGEALSWDDLGRMRYTWAAAMETLRMVPPTAPTARPVR, encoded by the exons ATGCTCTCCAGGGGCCTCCCCGACGAGGAGATCACGGACAACGTCATGTTCCTCATGGTCGCCGCGCacgacaccaccgccgccctcaTCACCTTCCTCCTCCGGCACCTCGACGCGAACAAGGACGCCTACGCCAAAGTTCTCGAGG AGCAACAAGAAATCGCGCGGAGCAAGAAGCCAGGGGAGGCCCTGTCGTGGGACGACCTCGGCAGGATGCGCTACACCTGGGCGGCAGCGATGGAGACGTTGCGGATGGTCCCGCCGACAGCTCCCACCGCACGGCCGGTCCGATGA